The proteins below are encoded in one region of Caldanaerovirga acetigignens:
- the fliF gene encoding flagellar basal-body MS-ring/collar protein FliF gives MEFINNIRQKLKEFWESKSKAQKIRLGLSAVLVVLVVTILGYFMTRPNYVVLYSNLDEKDAGEVVKKLDDMKIPYRLTDGGRTILTNAKDVYKVRLELAREGLPKDGQIGFSDIFGKTRLGTTEWEKQIQYTQALQGELARTIEEMEQVETARVHIVQPQKSLFVEPNAQREPSAAVFLKIKPGRELTGEETRGIINLIAHSVEGLKPENITIVDEHGRILSNIPLSEEENAKELVNAQLAIQENFQKRLQSSVQSLLEQIFGPGNVAVRVNAQLNFDKKTVENRMFSPPNPEINEGLLRSVQELREYFSGQGNVPQGEPGAGSNIGTYQQQNQGGTSDYQKSEIIRNYELNESKENIAVAPGAVRKLTVSVVINRELTDDEKEKIVALVGNAVGYDIQRDQITVEGMAFDTQLADMLSRQLSEEARSRQRQMVIIIVTVLAFVAILVVLYRNLMRRKLQMEEEKLAQKLTEAQQAASVEIDEKEELFKNIERLARQRPEEVAKIIRTWLNEE, from the coding sequence ATGGAATTTATTAATAATATAAGGCAAAAGTTGAAGGAGTTTTGGGAATCAAAGAGCAAGGCTCAGAAAATAAGGCTTGGGTTGAGCGCGGTCCTTGTTGTTTTGGTGGTGACTATTTTGGGTTATTTCATGACAAGGCCGAATTACGTTGTACTTTATTCAAACTTAGACGAAAAAGATGCCGGAGAAGTTGTAAAAAAGCTGGATGATATGAAAATTCCTTACCGGCTTACTGATGGAGGGAGAACAATTCTCACCAATGCTAAAGATGTCTATAAAGTAAGGCTGGAACTTGCAAGAGAAGGTCTGCCAAAGGATGGACAGATAGGTTTCAGCGACATCTTTGGCAAAACCAGGCTAGGGACTACAGAATGGGAAAAACAGATTCAATATACCCAGGCTCTGCAGGGTGAGCTGGCAAGGACAATAGAGGAAATGGAGCAGGTAGAGACAGCTCGCGTACATATCGTTCAACCGCAGAAGAGCCTTTTCGTAGAACCAAATGCCCAGCGAGAACCGTCGGCAGCGGTTTTTCTGAAAATTAAACCAGGGAGAGAACTCACTGGAGAGGAAACAAGGGGTATCATAAATCTAATTGCCCACTCTGTTGAAGGACTTAAGCCGGAAAACATTACGATTGTAGATGAACACGGGAGGATATTATCAAATATACCTCTTTCAGAAGAGGAGAATGCGAAGGAATTAGTTAACGCTCAGCTTGCCATTCAGGAAAATTTTCAGAAACGGCTGCAATCCAGTGTGCAGTCGCTTCTTGAGCAGATATTCGGTCCGGGTAATGTGGCTGTACGGGTAAACGCCCAGCTTAACTTTGATAAAAAAACGGTCGAAAACCGGATGTTTTCCCCACCGAATCCGGAAATTAACGAAGGATTGCTCAGAAGTGTCCAGGAATTGAGGGAATATTTTTCAGGGCAAGGTAACGTTCCGCAGGGAGAACCAGGAGCGGGAAGTAACATAGGGACATATCAGCAGCAAAACCAAGGAGGAACTTCTGATTATCAAAAGAGCGAAATAATCCGCAACTATGAATTAAACGAATCGAAGGAAAATATTGCGGTTGCACCTGGAGCCGTTAGAAAGCTTACTGTTTCGGTTGTCATAAACAGGGAACTGACTGATGATGAAAAAGAAAAAATAGTTGCTCTAGTCGGAAACGCAGTTGGTTATGATATACAGCGGGACCAGATAACGGTAGAAGGGATGGCTTTTGACACGCAGCTTGCTGACATGCTTTCGAGGCAGTTGAGTGAGGAAGCCCGAAGCAGGCAAAGACAGATGGTAATAATTATCGTAACAGTTCTAGCTTTTGTCGCAATACTTGTTGTTTTGTACCGGAATTTGATGCGACGGAAGCTCCAAATGGAAGAGGAAAAACTTGCACAAAAACTCACGGAAGCCCAACAGGCTGCATCGGTAGAAATCGATGAAAAAGAAGAGTTATTTAAAAACATTGAACGGCTTGCTAGGCAGCGACCCGAAGAAGTTGCAAAAATCATTAGAACTTGGTTAAACGAAGAATAA
- the codY gene encoding GTP-sensing pleiotropic transcriptional regulator CodY: protein MSSDLLEKTRRINKLLQRSAGYPVDFSEVCKILSEVLNANAYVASRKGKVLGYALLNEYDCDVIQNKVLEEKMFPKEYNDKLLEIHETMPNIPQEELECVFDSTQRCPHPGKLVTIVPINGGGERLGTLVLARFGDKFTDDDLVLAEYSATVVGMEILRSKTEEIEEEARKKAVVQLAIGTLSFSELEAVQHIFEELDGSEGLLVASKIADRVGITRSVIVNALRKLESAGVIESRSLGMKGTYIKVLNDKLLEELKKVRS from the coding sequence ATGAGCAGCGATTTGCTAGAAAAAACGAGGAGAATCAACAAATTACTGCAAAGATCTGCGGGTTATCCTGTAGATTTCAGCGAAGTATGCAAAATATTGAGCGAAGTTTTAAATGCCAATGCGTATGTGGCTAGCCGAAAAGGAAAGGTTTTGGGATATGCGCTCCTTAACGAATACGACTGTGACGTCATACAAAACAAAGTCCTGGAAGAGAAGATGTTCCCAAAAGAGTACAATGACAAGTTGCTGGAAATTCATGAGACGATGCCGAATATACCTCAGGAGGAACTCGAGTGCGTGTTTGACAGCACCCAGAGATGTCCGCACCCTGGGAAATTGGTGACTATTGTGCCTATAAACGGAGGAGGGGAAAGGTTAGGCACTCTAGTCCTTGCTAGGTTCGGTGACAAATTTACCGATGATGACCTGGTTCTTGCGGAGTACAGCGCAACGGTTGTAGGAATGGAGATATTAAGGTCGAAGACTGAAGAGATAGAGGAGGAAGCACGGAAGAAAGCGGTGGTGCAGCTTGCCATAGGTACCCTGTCGTTCTCAGAACTAGAAGCAGTGCAGCATATTTTTGAAGAGTTGGACGGAAGCGAAGGATTGCTGGTGGCAAGCAAAATCGCCGATAGGGTTGGAATAACTCGCTCTGTAATAGTAAACGCGCTGAGAAAACTAGAGAGCGCAGGAGTTATAGAATCAAGGTCGCTGGGAATGAAAGGAACATATATAAAAGTCTTAAATGATAAACTGCTGGAAGAACTAAAAAAAGTTCGCTCATAA
- the hslU gene encoding ATP-dependent protease ATPase subunit HslU has protein sequence MEDLTPRKIVEELDKYIVGQQEAKRCVAIALRNRYRRQKLPKELQDEIMPKNILMIGPTGVGKTEIARRLAKLVNAPFVKVEATKFTEVGYVGRDVDSMVRDLVETSIRMVKVEKMEQVKDRARELAELRIAEILQPDPVRSAGFKNPFEVIFGNVSRIEESDDEYEGKLRMAKEKRKVLLEDIKSGKIDNEMIEIEIEDNSMPVLEVFSNYGIEEMGINFQDLFSGIIPKRKKKKRVTIETARKILTQEEAQKLIDMDEVISEAIKRAEETGIIFIDEIDKIAGREHGTSPDVSREGVQRDILPIVEGCTVMTKYGPVKTDHILFIAAGAFHISKPSDLIPELQGRFPIRVELKSLSKEDLKKILIEPKNSLIKQYKALLETEGIKIHFTEDAIDEIVSIAVHVNQHTENIGARRLHTIMEKLLEDISFNASEIKESSTEFVIDKNYVDEKLKDIVKDKDLSMYIL, from the coding sequence ATAGGTATAGGAGGCAAAAGCTGCCTAAGGAGCTTCAAGATGAGATAATGCCTAAAAATATATTGATGATTGGACCTACTGGAGTCGGCAAAACGGAAATTGCAAGAAGGCTTGCAAAGCTTGTAAACGCTCCTTTCGTAAAGGTTGAGGCTACTAAATTTACTGAGGTCGGCTATGTCGGGCGAGACGTGGATTCAATGGTAAGGGATTTAGTGGAAACTTCTATAAGAATGGTCAAGGTTGAGAAGATGGAGCAGGTAAAAGACAGGGCGAGGGAACTGGCAGAGCTTAGGATTGCGGAAATACTGCAGCCGGATCCAGTAAGGAGCGCCGGTTTTAAAAATCCTTTTGAAGTAATTTTTGGGAATGTATCGAGGATTGAAGAAAGCGATGATGAATACGAAGGAAAGCTTAGGATGGCTAAAGAAAAGCGTAAGGTACTGCTTGAAGATATTAAGTCAGGGAAAATAGATAATGAAATGATAGAAATAGAAATTGAGGACAACTCTATGCCGGTGTTGGAAGTATTTTCGAATTACGGAATTGAAGAAATGGGGATAAATTTCCAGGATTTGTTTAGCGGCATTATTCCTAAGCGGAAAAAGAAAAAAAGGGTCACTATCGAAACCGCAAGGAAGATATTGACCCAGGAAGAGGCTCAAAAGCTCATAGATATGGATGAAGTCATATCGGAGGCAATAAAAAGAGCAGAAGAAACGGGCATCATCTTTATAGATGAAATCGACAAGATAGCCGGAAGAGAGCACGGGACTAGCCCCGATGTGTCAAGAGAAGGCGTTCAAAGGGATATTCTTCCGATTGTGGAAGGCTGCACGGTCATGACAAAGTACGGACCCGTAAAGACCGACCATATTCTGTTTATCGCTGCAGGAGCTTTTCACATCTCTAAGCCCTCGGACCTCATACCCGAGTTACAGGGAAGATTTCCGATTCGCGTAGAATTGAAGAGCCTCTCAAAGGAAGATTTAAAGAAAATTTTAATAGAACCCAAGAATTCTCTAATAAAACAATATAAGGCTTTGTTGGAAACTGAAGGAATAAAAATCCATTTTACAGAAGATGCTATTGATGAGATAGTAAGTATAGCGGTACATGTCAATCAGCATACTGAAAATATTGGTGCAAGGAGACTACATACCATTATGGAAAAGCTATTGGAAGATATATCATTCAACGCTTCCGAAATCAAAGAAAGCAGCACTGAATTTGTCATCGACAAAAATTACGTCGATGAAAAACTAAAAGATATAGTCAAAGATAAGGATTTAAGCATGTATATTTTGTGA
- the fliE gene encoding flagellar hook-basal body complex protein FliE — protein MQVGRVGESIGNLYAQPADDKNNNSFSELLKKAFETINGYQKNYDDILKKMLAGEDIGVHEVMIAAEKAKLSLDLAIQVRNKAIEAYQEIMRMQI, from the coding sequence GTGCAAGTGGGGAGGGTCGGAGAGTCAATCGGCAATTTATATGCCCAGCCTGCGGACGACAAAAACAACAATTCCTTCAGTGAATTATTGAAAAAGGCTTTTGAGACGATCAACGGTTATCAAAAAAATTACGATGATATATTAAAGAAAATGCTTGCCGGAGAAGATATAGGCGTCCATGAAGTGATGATCGCTGCAGAAAAGGCTAAACTTTCTCTAGATCTGGCAATACAAGTGAGAAATAAAGCTATAGAAGCCTACCAGGAGATTATGAGGATGCAGATATAA
- the flgB gene encoding flagellar basal body rod protein FlgB, which translates to MKCVMDIFEMPDLLKKYMDVKWLRHEVLANNIANVDTPNFKRSDVIFEDLLKNYLKENSSKLPLSTTNEKHIQNIWSVRDVKPKIIIQNDRTLRNDGNNVDIDKEMVDLARNALSYNILAEQVQREFSLLRSAITEGRR; encoded by the coding sequence GTGAAGTGCGTGATGGATATTTTCGAAATGCCAGATCTTTTAAAGAAATATATGGATGTAAAATGGTTAAGGCACGAAGTGCTGGCTAACAACATTGCCAATGTAGATACTCCTAACTTCAAAAGGTCTGACGTGATATTTGAAGATTTGCTGAAAAACTATTTAAAGGAAAACAGTTCCAAGCTTCCCCTTTCCACTACCAACGAGAAGCATATTCAAAATATATGGTCGGTGAGAGATGTAAAGCCGAAGATTATTATCCAAAACGACAGAACCTTGAGAAACGACGGAAATAACGTGGACATAGATAAGGAAATGGTCGACCTTGCGAGGAATGCTTTATCTTACAATATATTAGCCGAGCAGGTTCAAAGGGAGTTTTCTTTATTGAGGTCGGCAATTACCGAGGGAAGGAGATAA
- the flgC gene encoding flagellar basal body rod protein FlgC: MSMFRAMEISASGLTAQRLRMDVISSNIANVNTTRTEQGGPYRRKRVIFQEKRFEPYFRELFQNKLLNAAGEGVRVVAIEEDYAPFRLIYDPSHPDADVNGYVRMPNVNIVTEMVDMLSATRSYEANVTAINSVKSMISKALEIGKA, from the coding sequence ATGAGTATGTTTAGAGCGATGGAGATTAGCGCATCAGGCCTAACAGCACAAAGGCTCAGGATGGATGTGATTTCGAGCAACATAGCTAATGTGAATACCACACGTACCGAACAGGGAGGCCCTTACAGGAGAAAAAGGGTTATTTTTCAGGAAAAAAGGTTCGAGCCTTATTTTAGAGAACTCTTCCAAAACAAGCTGTTAAATGCTGCTGGGGAAGGAGTTCGGGTAGTGGCTATAGAGGAAGATTATGCACCTTTCAGGCTGATATACGACCCGTCGCATCCCGATGCCGATGTCAACGGATACGTGAGGATGCCTAATGTAAATATCGTAACGGAAATGGTCGATATGCTATCGGCGACAAGAAGTTATGAAGCTAATGTGACGGCTATAAATTCGGTAAAAAGCATGATTAGTAAAGCGTTAGAGATAGGAAAAGCGTAA